Proteins encoded together in one Vogesella indigofera window:
- a CDS encoding DUF262 domain-containing protein — translation MTDKAKNMEVNAALADEEVEGLEEDSQQTGWGEDYPLDAVFVRNEYRTVSEVVKRVDAGRYQLDPDFQRDFVWPIDKQSRLIESCTMRIPLPVFYVAEKLDGGIAVVDGLQRLTTFHRFLNDGFELVLKAGEKQTHHPLDGMRFSDLPIQLQERIEDTQLTLYILDAKAPERAKLDIFERVNNGVPLTRQQMRNCIFNGPATNWLKKAASSSEFLSASGRSLDKKTMRDREAINRFCAFYLLGESSYTSADMDDFLARALKEMSKPSADLELLSKRFKNSMQANRYLFGDHAFRKSLAYGFSYANRSVLNIALFDVCSVLFADASSSVVKENEEYIKNAFYALLDDSDFVNAITYSTNSTRQVAKRFEMARAELKDYLL, via the coding sequence ATGACTGATAAAGCTAAAAATATGGAAGTGAATGCAGCTCTGGCAGATGAAGAGGTCGAAGGCCTGGAGGAAGATTCACAACAAACTGGTTGGGGTGAAGATTACCCACTAGATGCTGTCTTTGTTCGAAATGAGTATAGAACCGTAAGTGAAGTTGTTAAAAGAGTCGACGCTGGTCGATATCAGCTAGATCCTGATTTCCAACGCGATTTTGTTTGGCCCATTGACAAGCAGTCACGTCTTATCGAATCCTGCACTATGCGGATTCCACTTCCTGTTTTTTATGTGGCAGAAAAATTAGATGGCGGCATTGCTGTGGTTGATGGTCTCCAGAGATTGACAACCTTTCATCGATTTTTAAATGATGGTTTTGAATTGGTTTTGAAGGCGGGTGAGAAACAAACGCATCACCCATTGGATGGTATGAGATTCTCAGATTTGCCAATTCAACTGCAGGAGCGAATCGAAGATACGCAACTCACTCTTTATATTCTTGATGCGAAAGCCCCCGAAAGAGCAAAGCTAGATATATTTGAGAGGGTTAATAATGGTGTTCCCCTTACGCGTCAACAAATGCGTAATTGCATTTTTAATGGCCCTGCTACAAACTGGTTAAAAAAGGCGGCAAGTAGTTCGGAGTTTCTTTCTGCTAGCGGGCGTTCGTTGGATAAAAAAACTATGCGAGATAGAGAAGCTATAAATCGCTTCTGCGCATTTTATTTGCTTGGTGAGAGTTCGTATACGAGTGCAGATATGGATGATTTCCTTGCTCGTGCACTAAAGGAAATGTCTAAGCCTTCTGCCGATTTAGAATTGTTGTCGAAGCGATTTAAAAATTCGATGCAGGCAAATCGATATCTCTTTGGTGATCATGCTTTTAGGAAGTCGTTGGCATATGGCTTTTCCTATGCAAATCGAAGTGTTCTAAACATTGCTCTTTTTGATGTTTGCTCTGTGTTGTTTGCTGATGCTAGCTCGTCAGTGGTGAAAGAAAATGAAGAATATATAAAAAATGCTTTCTATGCACTGCTTGATGATTCGGACTTTGTAAATGCGATAACATATTCGACTAATAGTACTCGGCAGGTCGCTAAGCGCTTTGAAATGGCTAGGGCTGAATTGAAAGATTATTTATTATGA
- a CDS encoding DUF3696 domain-containing protein — protein sequence MIDYFRVCNLKCFENQAFPVSSLTLLTGFNAAGKSTALHGLLLISQFVRQGTCFDRLPLNGELVRLGTPGDVLREGNTSSLMIEIEGHGAIVCWIFQAGESRTGHDLEVKYVITPDSRGAQVSELINVDGLNKFLPDLAPEGASLVIKTLAELVYISAVRSGADDVFPIPNSPDIVWADVGVRGEYAAWWFADCMDDDVEVDRRHPNELAPNLRRQFNAWAGELFPGVEANAQIIPGTGLVKLELRNNPTGAWRRPANIGYGLSYAFPILVAGLLAKKGQILVVDSPEAHLHPMAQSRIGYFLAVIAQAGVQVLIETHSDHVLNGIRLAVQRRKLSPRDAAIYFFNHAPVNDNDPAHVVSPVVYEDGKLSEWPNGFFDQAEKDLGELAGWS from the coding sequence ATGATTGATTATTTTCGTGTTTGCAATCTCAAGTGTTTTGAGAATCAAGCTTTCCCGGTTTCGTCACTTACATTGTTGACCGGTTTTAATGCGGCGGGAAAGTCAACGGCCTTGCATGGTTTGTTGTTGATCTCTCAGTTTGTTCGGCAAGGTACTTGTTTTGATAGATTGCCCTTAAATGGTGAACTTGTTCGTTTGGGCACTCCTGGTGATGTCCTTAGAGAGGGAAATACTTCCTCGCTGATGATCGAGATTGAGGGACATGGAGCAATTGTTTGTTGGATATTTCAGGCTGGAGAGAGCCGTACAGGTCATGACCTCGAAGTTAAGTATGTAATTACACCTGACTCTAGGGGTGCACAGGTAAGTGAGCTTATTAATGTTGATGGTTTAAACAAGTTCTTGCCAGATTTAGCTCCCGAAGGTGCGAGCTTAGTTATTAAAACCCTTGCTGAACTGGTGTATATATCTGCCGTTCGATCGGGTGCGGATGATGTGTTCCCTATTCCAAACAGTCCAGATATTGTTTGGGCTGATGTCGGTGTGAGGGGGGAATATGCTGCATGGTGGTTTGCCGATTGCATGGATGATGACGTAGAAGTGGATAGGCGGCATCCTAATGAGTTAGCTCCAAACTTAAGAAGACAATTCAATGCTTGGGCGGGGGAACTTTTCCCTGGAGTAGAAGCGAATGCTCAGATCATTCCTGGTACTGGTCTTGTTAAACTGGAGCTGAGAAATAATCCAACTGGTGCTTGGCGCCGTCCTGCAAATATTGGATATGGTCTGAGTTATGCCTTTCCAATCCTAGTCGCAGGGTTGCTTGCAAAAAAAGGGCAGATACTTGTTGTTGATAGCCCAGAAGCTCACCTCCATCCAATGGCGCAGTCACGTATTGGTTATTTTCTTGCCGTAATTGCCCAGGCAGGGGTCCAGGTTTTAATTGAAACACATAGTGATCATGTTTTAAATGGCATTAGGTTGGCGGTTCAAAGAAGGAAGCTGTCGCCAAGAGATGCTGCCATTTATTTTTTCAACCATGCTCCAGTAAATGATAATGATCCGGCTCATGTTGTCTCGCCTGTTGTTTATGAAGATGGGAAGCTGAGTGAATGGCCAAATGGGTTTTTTGACCAGGCGGAAAAGGATTTGGGTGAACTTGCAGGCTGGAGTTGA
- a CDS encoding helix-turn-helix domain-containing protein: MSIGNRLLEERRRLNLNQTDMGKLGGVAYGTYANYESGKRFPDAECLAKLYAAGVDVLYVISGVRNTANLTNVDSVLLEQFHRLDERAQRATMAMMQTYNSSV, encoded by the coding sequence GTGAGCATTGGCAATCGACTTCTAGAAGAACGTAGGCGTCTAAATCTCAACCAGACAGACATGGGGAAGCTTGGCGGAGTGGCTTATGGCACTTATGCAAACTACGAAAGTGGCAAGCGCTTCCCCGATGCAGAGTGCCTCGCAAAGCTATACGCGGCGGGCGTTGACGTGCTTTATGTGATTTCCGGTGTACGCAATACGGCGAACCTGACAAATGTCGATTCCGTGCTGCTGGAGCAATTCCACCGGCTGGATGAGCGGGCGCAGCGCGCCACAATGGCCATGATGCAAACCTACAACAGCTCCGTATGA
- a CDS encoding YmfL family putative regulatory protein, giving the protein MDRLRTSYQQMCRAMPGGWAAMAAALGLSKDGLENRVYERKGQEITVHQAMQMQAMSGTSLFAEAVAADSGGVFIPLSQVDGVDDEEIQALYMALVEEVGKLAREWREATRDGEVCKKERARLDAIRMAICTKATQMNDLTFKVFSREP; this is encoded by the coding sequence ATGGACAGACTTCGCACCAGTTATCAGCAGATGTGCCGCGCGATGCCGGGTGGTTGGGCGGCGATGGCCGCCGCGCTGGGCCTGTCCAAGGATGGACTGGAAAACCGCGTCTACGAGCGCAAGGGGCAGGAAATCACCGTGCACCAAGCCATGCAGATGCAGGCCATGAGTGGCACCAGCCTGTTTGCCGAGGCGGTGGCCGCCGACAGCGGCGGTGTGTTCATCCCGCTGTCGCAGGTTGATGGCGTGGACGACGAAGAAATCCAGGCACTGTACATGGCGCTGGTGGAGGAAGTGGGCAAGCTGGCGCGCGAGTGGCGCGAGGCGACCCGCGACGGCGAGGTGTGCAAGAAAGAGCGCGCCCGCCTGGACGCCATCCGCATGGCCATCTGCACCAAGGCCACGCAGATGAATGACCTGACCTTCAAAGTGTTCAGCCGGGAGCCGTAA
- a CDS encoding ogr/Delta-like zinc finger family protein yields the protein MAFTCPHCEAVAHTRSSRRISRKLREAYVQCSDLECGHTFVTLTEVVRTLSPSGKPNPDVYIQRGKKCMPPDDKQLELDVT from the coding sequence ATGGCCTTTACTTGTCCGCACTGCGAAGCCGTAGCGCACACACGTTCCAGCCGCCGGATTTCCAGAAAGTTGCGTGAAGCCTATGTGCAATGCAGCGATCTGGAATGCGGCCACACCTTTGTGACGCTGACCGAGGTGGTGCGCACCCTGTCGCCAAGTGGCAAGCCAAACCCCGACGTCTATATCCAGCGCGGCAAGAAGTGCATGCCGCCTGACGACAAGCAGCTAGAGCTGGACGTTACCTGA
- a CDS encoding BRCT domain-containing protein, giving the protein MKTIEFVYQGPSSEPSSRRLTDWKESGKYIVGFCEVAGAVRTFRKDRVVQYGEGVAEFLQEPCPAPPPKAIKQPEILFTGFTAAERFELELFASEAGMKVVKSATQHLAYLCGGPNAGPTKVDKARKNGAWILDRDSLNALVETGELPES; this is encoded by the coding sequence ATGAAAACAATCGAGTTCGTCTACCAGGGTCCTAGCTCTGAGCCATCTTCCCGGCGTCTGACTGACTGGAAGGAAAGCGGCAAGTACATCGTTGGCTTCTGCGAGGTGGCTGGAGCAGTACGCACATTCCGTAAAGATCGCGTGGTGCAATACGGGGAGGGGGTAGCCGAGTTTCTGCAGGAGCCTTGCCCAGCGCCGCCGCCCAAGGCGATTAAGCAACCTGAAATCCTGTTCACTGGCTTTACTGCCGCCGAACGTTTCGAGTTGGAGCTGTTCGCTTCGGAAGCCGGTATGAAGGTGGTGAAGTCGGCGACCCAGCACCTAGCCTACCTGTGTGGCGGTCCGAATGCAGGCCCCACCAAAGTGGATAAGGCTAGGAAGAACGGGGCATGGATTCTTGATCGGGATTCGTTAAATGCGCTTGTTGAAACCGGTGAGCTACCTGAATCATAA